Sequence from the Abditibacteriaceae bacterium genome:
TCGGGCGTGGTGCGAATTCTGAAAGACCTCGATGAAAGCGTCGAAAGCCGTCATGTCCTCATCGTTGAAGACATTGTCGATACCGGCCTGACGCTCAACTACCTGATCGACACGATGCGTCATCGCAACGTGGCGAGCGTGAAAACTTGCTCGATGCTTGATAAGCCATCGCGCCGCCTGACCAAAGTCGATGTCGACTATGCCGGCTTTGAAGTGCCCGACGAATTTGTCGTCGGCTACGGACTCGATTTCGCTCAGCGCTATCGCAATCTTCCTTACGTGGGCATTCTGCGCCCCGAAGTTTACGGCGGCAAATAAGCCCGCCCACGTACTCCACTCACGAGTACGGTCGAATTCGCCCCTGATGCCACAATCGCACCGGAGCGCATCGACTTTCTGAGGTCAATTTTTCATGATGGAATCCTCTTGCGAAGAGGCTGTTCAAAACGAACACGCTTCGCCATCGGGCGGTACTGCAGTTGCAGTAGCCGTCTCCCCCGACGCCGCGTCCGGTGACGCCGCTGAAACCGCGCCCGCCAAGCCTGTGCGCCGCACGCGCGCCAAAAAAGACCCGGACGCGCCGGTAACACCGCGCCGCACGCGCGCCAAGAAAAGCGACACGCCCGTTACGGACGCGCCCGCAGCCACCATGCCCGAATCGCCCGCCGTTGCGGAGCCTGTCGCTGCTGCGCCTGTGGCGCCGCGCGAAACGGAAGCGCCTTCAACTGCTCCGCGTAACGCAATGGGCATTGCTCCTCGACAAGACCAACAGCCGCTCGACAACGCCGGTTCGGGCCAACTGCGCTTTGAAGAATCGCGTTCGTCGGAACCGCAGCACAGCGAAAGCGATGCAACGCACAACGATGGTGCGCCTTCGCGATTCGATTCGGCTTCATTAGCGGCAGAACAACCTGCCGTCCAATCATCGTCCAATGATGGTGCGACCAGCGAGGCCGTCAGTAACACCGCAAGCGTTTCGGGCGATTCTGCGCCGGCAAATGGTATTGGTCCGCGCGGCGAATTCCGCAGCGATAACCGCACGGAAAATCGTGGCTTTGTGCCGCGCGAGAACCGCCATGATAATCGTGGTGAAGCGCGTCCGAACGAGCCACGTAACAACGAGCCTCGGAACAACGAGCCACGCACGAATGAGCCACGCAACAACGAACGCGACGAGCGCGGCAGGCCGCTGCGCTTTCGTGGACGCGATGGACGTGCCGATTTCCAGACTCGTGAACCGCGCGAACCCCGTGAGCCACGCGAGAACCGCAACGACAATCGTGGCAACCGCAACGGATTCCGTGATGGTCGCCCCGACCGCAATTCCGACAATGGCCGCGATTTCGACCGTACTCACGGCAATCGCAACGGGCGCATCGAGCACGATTTCATGTCGCTCGAAGCGAAAGCCCCCGAAGAGTTGCTGCAACTCGCAACCGAGATGAACCTGGAAATCGCGCTCGATACGCCGCAAAACGAAGCGATCTTGCAGATTCTCGAAGCGCAGGCGCAGAGCGCGGGCAACTTGCTCAAGCGCGGCATTCTGGAAATCTTGCCCGATGGCAAAGGTTTTCTGCGCTGCGACGGCTATTTGCCGGGCAATGAGGACGTTTACGTTTCGCCTTCGCAGATTAAAAAGTTCAACCTAAAAACCGGCGACATGGTGACGGGCCAAGTGCGCGCGCCCAAAGAAATGGAGCGCTATTACGGACTTTTGCGCGTCGAAGCGTGTAACGGACAAGCGCCCGACATCAACCGCACGCGCAAAGAATTTGAGAAACTGACGCCGATCTTTCCCGACGACAAATTCGAGTTGGAAACAACGCAGGAAAACATTACTGCGCGCATCATCGATTTGGTTTCGCCGATTGGTATGGGACAGCGTGGTTTGATTGTCGCGCCGCCAAAGGCTGGTAAAACGTCGCTGATTAAAAACGTCGCCAACTCGATTATGGCGAATCATCCGGGCGTTTATCTTATTGTGTTGCTCATCGACGAGCGCCCCGAAGAAGTCACCGACATTTCGCGCAGCATCAAGGGCGAAGTCGTGGCTTCGACATTTGATGAATTGCCGGAGAATCACATTCGCGTTGCCGACATGGTTTTGGAAAAAGCCAAGCGCATGGTCGAGCAGAAGAAAGACGTTGTGATTCTTCTCGATTCGATTACGCGTCTGTCGCGCGCCAGCAACCTTGTGGTTACGCCTTCGGGCCGCACAATGTCGGGCGGTTTGGATCCGGCGGCGATGCACAAGCCGAAGCGTTTGTTCGGCGCGGCGCGCAACATCGAAGAAGGCGGTTCGCTCACCATCTTGGCGACGGTGTTGGTCGATACCGGCAGCCGTATGGACGAATACATCTTTGAAGAGTTGAAAGGCACGGGCAACATGGACTTGGTGCTCGACCGCAATCTGTTTGACCAGCGCATCTTCCCTGCGATTGACATCAACCGTTCCGGCACACGCCGCGACGACTTGTTGCTTTCCAAAGAAGATTTGACCGCCGTATTCCACCTTCGGAAAACGCTCGCGCAGTTGGATAACGACAAGGCGATTACGCTGCTCATTGACCGCTTGAAGAATACCAAGACGAACCAAGACTTCATGCAGGTTGTGCAGAAGAGCGCGCGCCAGAGCGCGACAACGCCACCACCGCAGCCATAAAATGAGGCAAACAAAGTACGGTCGATTTCGACCGTACTTTTTTCTTATGGAATATGCCGTCGTTATCCCAACGCTGAACGAAGGGCAGAACATCGGGCCGCTGCTTGATGCAGTGTTAGCTGTCGATGCGCGATTGCACGCCATTGTCGTTGATGATGGCTCACGCGACGGCACAATTGAAGCGGTGCAGCAGCGCGAATCGACGGGCCGCGTGCAACTCATTGCACGTGGCAAGAAGATGGGCTATGCGTCGGCGGTTCAAGACGGGATGCGGCTAGCGTTAAAAGACGGCGCCAACTGGATTCTCCAAATGGACGCCGACTGGTCGCACGACCCGAAATATCTGCCCGCGATTCTGGCGAAAAGTGCGTCGTGCGATTTAGTCATTGGCTCGCGTTATATTCCGGGTGGCGGCACACAAAATTGGGGCATCGACCGCAAAGTGCTATCGGCAGGCGCAAATGCGCTTGCGCGCACTATTCTTCGCTTGCCGATTCGGGATACGACGGGAGGCTTCCGGTGCTGGCGACGCGATCTCCTTGAGAAAGCGCGCGTGCTGGAAGTCGATGTGCAGGGCTACGCGTTTTTGTTCGTCACTGCCGACCGCTGTCGTCGCATCAAAGCGCGCTTTGGTGAAGTGCCCATTATTTTCGTAGACAGGCAATATGGCAAAAGCAAAATGAGTCGTGCCGTGATTTTCGAAGCGGTGCGTGTGCTGGGAATGCTGGGCTTGCTGCATTTCACTGGGCGCAGTCCCGACCGATTTTTGAAAACGAAAACGCCTGCGAGATAAAAGAATCTCGCAGGCGTTTAAGAGTTGGGGAGAATGATGGGGATCGAACCCACTACCTCCAGGGCCACAACCTGGCGCTCTAACCAGATGAGCTACATCCTCCGTCCGGCTGCAAATTTTACCGCACCGCGCACCGCGAAACAAGGCGCGCTGTCTGAAAACTTATGAATCGTAAATTATTCCCTGTCGGTATTCTCGCCTGCGGCGCAATCGCCGCCGCAACTTTTTGGAACCGTCCAGCGCCGCAGCCCGCTCCACGCGCCGCACAAAGTACGGTCGAAACTGCACCTGTCGCCGCGACTGCAAGCGAAACGGCTTTCGATGGTGACCGCGCGTTTGCACTTCTCAAAGCGCAGTGCGATTTCGGCCCACGCCCGATGGGAACCGTCGCGCACGAAAAGACCGCCGAGTGGCTGCAGGAGCAATTGGAAGCGGTGAGCGACGAAACCAAAACGCAGGTTTGGAATGAGACCATCCGGCGCGGGCCGGGCGCTGGCAAGACGTTCAAGTTCACCAATATCTTCGGCATTCTTCGCGGCACGCGTGATGAGGGCAAAGCGCCGGAGAAAATCGTGCCGGATTTGATGCTCTCGGCACACTGGGACACGCGGCCCGTCGCCGACATGGACGAACTGCGTGCGAATCGCGGCAAGCCGATTTTGGGCGCAAACGATGGCGCTTCAGGTGTGGCTGCGCTTTTGGAAATCGCGCGCGTGCTTCACAAACAGCGCCCGGAGAAAACCATTGTCTTCGCGTTCTGGGACGGCGAAGATTTAGGCGAATTCTGCCACGGCTCGACGTATTTCGCGGCTCATTCGCGTGAGGCCGAGTGGAAACGCTTTCGCGCAGTACGCGGTATTTTGCTCGACATGATTGGCGACGCCGATTTGAAACTGACGCGCGACCTGACCTCAATTGAATACGCGCCGCAGTTGTGGGATGAATTTCACGCGGCGGCTGCCGAAATCGGCAAGAGCGAGTATTTCAATGGACGCGCAATGCCGGTCATCGACGATCATGTGCCCTTGAATAAAGCCGGTATTCCGACAATCGACCTCATCGACTTCGATTATCCCTATTGGCACACCGTCGAAGACACGCCCGATAAATGCTCCGGCGAGTCGCTCAAAATAATTGGCGACAGCGTATTGCACTTCATCCGGCGCGGCGAAAAGGCGTAAGAGAAGTACAGTCGATTTCGACCGTACTTATTCATGAAGCAAACGCATCAGATGTGGTTCGATTTGTTGTTGAATTGCTGTGTTGGCATAAGCAATCCACACAATTGGCGAATTGACATCGAGCGGCGCGCTCAGGTTATTTCCGGTTTCATCGGTTACGATAACTCCGGCTTCGCGCGCGATGAGTTCGCAGCACAAGTCATATGGATGTGAACAGAGAACGACCGGCGATTGCATTCGCTGGTACGCAATCGGGCGCAGTTCGGCGTTGAAACGGTCGCGGCCTGTCATCAAGTCGTAAAGCTGGCCACCGTTAGAAATATATTGGTCGTCAAAAGTCGGCGGCAAGCCGTCGGCGGGAGCGCCTAACGCCGCGAGCATCACGCGCTCTTCCAAATCGGCGAGCCATGCTTTGCTTCCTGTAAAGAACTTGCAGAAACACGCGAAGCCACCCGCCACCGTCGGGACTTGCGACGGACGCGGCGTGAAATCGCGTTTTTCTTTTGTGTGCAGATTTTCGGTGAAGGCCGAAACGCCAGCCCCACGCACAGCCCATAATCGGTCGGCGAGTAGGGCACGCGAAGTCGGCAGTTCTGTTTGCATGGCGATTTCGATGTGCGTCATGTTCGCGCCCTCGACATTGGGCGCGACAGCCGTTAAAAGCCAGGCGCTGCGCTTGTCGTACATCAGCGGGCGCGTGCCGTCGATGGGGTCGCAAATCAGAATGAATTCGGCGTCTTCGCGGCGCTCGCAGCCGCACAGCATTTCGCCCTCATTCAATCCTTCGACATCCGGCAAGCCTTCGGCGACAAGCAAGAACGGCGTCGCTTTGCCCCACGCTTCGCAGAAAGGAACAAGAATATGTTCGGCGTGAAGGTCGATGTTATAAATCGTGTCGCCGCCTTGAAAGCCGGTCGAGCGCGCCATGTCGTCGAGCTTTTGCGCGTTCGATTGCTCCACGACATGCGCGTGCAGCGCGTCGCGCATCAGCGTGTGAAGTTCGTGCAGTTTTTCGAGGATCGGTTCAGGCTGGAGAAAGTTTTTCATAATCGTAAATAAGTACGGTCGATTTCGACCGTACTTTGAAGTGGGAAACGTCGATTTAATATTCGCTGATAAACTCGCGCGCGACTTTAGAGGATTCGCAATTATGCCTGTTTATCTTCCATCCGCCGTTCTGGGCGACGACCAAACATTACTTACAGTCGGCAACGCCGGCGAACTGCAAGCGTGGTTCTGGCCTTCCAAAGACCACGCGCAACACATCCATCAAAACCTGCTGGCGATTCACGCGCACGGTGCGCTGCATTTTACCTACAACGACATTTTCAAGCGCACGCAGCGCTACGACGGCGACAGCAACGTTCTTGTCACCGAACTCGTTTCCGATGCGTTGCGTGTAAAGCTCACCGTGACCGACGTTATCGTTGCGGGGCGTTCGATGCTCTTGCGTCGCTTTGAACTGCACAACTTCGGCGAGCATTTCAATGGTTCGCTTTTCACGCTCGGCGACTGGAATCTGGGTGGCGTTCGCATGGGCAACGGCGTTCGCTTCGATCATTCGTATCGCGCGCTGGTGCAAACGCATCACGACGCCAGTGTCGCGATTGGCGGCGAAGCGGTACAAAGTTGGCATTGCGGCAAAGCGGGCGAAAACTGGGGCAACAACGCGCGCTATGCGGTCCAAAACGGCCATCTTGGTCATAACGATTTAGAAATCGGCGATGTCAACTGGGCCTTCGGCTGCACGTTCGATTTGGGTGCGGGCGAAACTACCTCGCGCGTCGCCGTTTACGCGCTGGCTTCAACCGAAGTCGGCGCCCTCGAAGCTGTAAAGTCAGCGCCCGATTTCGATGCCGCTTTGAACGAAGCCAAAGCGCGTGATGCCGCGTTGCTCGCGCCCGGATTGGCGACGTTGAAAGAAATCGGTGCCGAACTGCCTGCCGATTTGGATGCGGCATATCGTCGCAGTTTGTTGTGCTTGCCGCTGTTGTGCGGCAAAGAAGGCGTCGCAGTGGCCGCCCCGGAATTCGACCCCGAATTTATCGCGTGCGGCGGCTACGGCTATCACTGGCCGCGCGACGGAGGCGAATATATTTCGGGCCTTATCGACGCGGGTTATCCCGAATACGCCGAGAAATTCTTCGATTGGTGTGCGCGCCATCAGGATGCGGCAGGGCTTTGGCATCAGCGCTATTTTCTCAACGGCCAGCCCGCGCCGAATTGGTGCCTGCCGCCCGATATGCTGCAAATCGACCAGGTTGGCGCGGTTTTGTGGGCTTATGGCAAATGGAAAGGTACGGTCGATTCCGATGCTGCTGCCAAACCGAATCCCAAGCACCGCAAGATGATTAAGCAAGCGGCGGATTACCTGATTTCGCGCCTCACCGAGCGCGGCGTTCACGGCAACGCCTTCGATACGTGGGAAACCTTTGTCGGTTCGTTCACTTATTCCAACGCCGCAATTTACGCCGCGTTTGTGGCTGCACACGAAGCAACCGGCGAAAAGAAATATGCAGCAGCGGCCAAGCGCATCAAAGACGGCGTGTTGAAGAACTTCGTCAAAGGCGACGAATATCCGTATCTCGCGCGGGGCTTCGATTCGCAGGGCAACGACGATTACACCGTTGATTCCGCTTCGCTCGGCGCGATTGAACCGTTCGGCCTTCTGGATTTGAACGATCCGCGCGAACTGGAAATCGCTGAAGGCACCTTACGCGCCGTGACTGAACGGCTCGATGTCGAATGGCAGGGCGGACGCGCGATTCGCCGTTTCGAGGGCGATGCTTATGTCGGCGGCGTTCCGGCGTGCGTCAATACGCTCTGGATGGCGCGTTGCTGCTTGCTAGTCGCCGACCGATTTGACGAACTGGGCCGTAAAGATGTGGCAAGCGAGTTGACGCGCCGCGCGCAGGAGTATTTGCAAACCGTTTTGCGCCGCGCGACGCCAACCGGACTTTTGCCCGAACTGATGCAGGGGCCGGAAGGCCAGACGTGGTGGGCGGCGCCGCATGGCTGGGCGATGTCAAGTTTCGTGTCTGGAACGCTCCGCCTCGCCCGGCGTATGGCGAAGAAGTAATTCACACAAATTGAGTCGCGGGTACGGTCGAAATCGACCGTACCCAGTTTTTGATTATCCTGATACTCAGAATTTTCTTGATAGCGTGTGAATGAGGAAGAACCTATGAACGACATTCGTAATGTAGTAATTATCGGCAGCGGCCCCAGTGGTTATACGGCAGCACTTTATACGGCGCGGGCAGGGTTGCACCCGCTGCTCATCGCGGGCAGCTTCGATCCGGCGACCTCGCGCATGAAAGGCGGACAGTTGATGCAAACGTCCGACATCGAAAACTTTCCCGCCGCAATTGAATGGCCGGTCACAGACCCAAAGCATGTGCGCGGCATTTCCGGCCCGGAATTGATGCAGCGCATGGAAATGCAAGCCGTTGCGTCGGGTGCAGAACTTTTGGAAGAGTTCGTTACCGAAGTCGATTTGTGCCAGGCTCCCGGCAAGTTCTATACGGTTAAAACTGCGAGCGGGCAGGAAATCAAAACGCGCGCTCTCATCATTTCGACCGGCGCTTCGGCGCGTAAGTTGGGTATTGCGGCGGAAGATCGATTCTTCGGGCAGGGCGGCGGCGTTTCGACGTGCGCCACTTGTGATGGCGCTCAGTTCGCACGCGCTGGCGCTGTTGTGGCCGTTGTCGGCGGCGGCGATTCGGCGATGGAAGAAGCCAGCTACCTCGCGCGCCTCGATGGAATTCCGAAGGTTTATGTTGTGCATCGCCGCGAAGAATTTCGCGCCTCCAAAGTGATGCTCAAGCGCGTGCAGGAGAATCCGAAAATCGAGATGATTCTTCATGCAGCCGTTGAGGATTTGGTGGGCAAGCCGCATCCGCTCGCCGAAAAGATGCCGTTCTACAAAGACAAGGAAGTTTTGTCGGCGGCGGTTTTGAAAGACACGCGTACCGGCGAAACCCGCAACATCGAAATCGACGGCTTGTTCGTCGCCATCGGCCATACGCCCAACACCGAGTTATTCCATAATCAGCTCAAGATGGACGAAACCGGCTACCTCGAACACGACAAACATTTGCGCGCGATTCCGTCGATTCTGTGCAGCAGCGCCGAAATGCGCTCGCTAGAGCACGTTCCAGGCGTCTTTGTTTCGGGCGACGTGGCTGACCACGTTTATCGTCAGGCGATTACAGCAGCAGGTATGGGCTGCCAGGCCGCGATTGAAGCCGAGCGCTATCTTGCCGAATCGATGGCGCATGAAGTTGGCGTCACGGCGGATGTGGTCGATATTTCGCCGGAATCCATCGCGCAAAGCCACTGGAGCGCCGAGCGCGGAGAATTGCCGGTCATCGCCCGCGTCGAAGAAGCGGCTGCCACTTCTTAAAAACAGAGAAACCATAAAGAGTACAGTCGAATTCGACTGTACTCTTTATGCTGCCTGACTGACCGCTGTAAACGCGTGAACCTATCTGAACTGGCATTTATTAATTAAGTTGTCTTTTTTAGTGAATCGATTCAATTGAGTTGAATTACACCGTCAATAATAAATTCCCGACAGGTTTTATTGTGAGTCAGAATGACAGTCGACTCTGATTGTTATTGCTTTTTCGATAACCTTGTCAAAGAGACCGCCGTTCAAACCTTTATAAAGCCGCTGCCCTGACTCGCTTTTTGTTGCTATGACATCTTCTCCAACTCTTACCTTTGTCGCACCATTTCCCCAGGATTACGCCGCCCGGGTTTATGCGGGAGTTCTCGGCAAGATTATCGGCGTATATCTGGGTCGCCCTTTCGAGCAGTGGCCTTACGATCGCATCGAATCGACCTTCGGCGATGTGAACTACTACGTTCACGACAAAGTTGGTGTTCCTCTCATCGTCACCGACGACGATATCACCGGTACCTTTACCTTTATTCGAGCGCTTGAAGATCATGGTTTGACCTCCGACATTTCAGCGGAGCAGATTGGCTGGACGTGGCTCAACTACATCATTGAGAATCGCACGATTCTCTGGTGGGGCGGTTTAGGTTACGCCGCTGAGCACACCGCGTTTTTGAGGCTCAAAGCTGGAGTTCCGGCGCCGCGCAGTGGTTCCATTGAACTTAATGGCCGGCAGGTTGCCGAAGAAATCGGCTCGCAGATTTTTATCGAAGGCTGGGCCTTTGTCGCGCCTGGTAACCCGGCGCTCGCAGCAGAACTGGCTCGCAAAGCGGCGAGTGTCAGCCACGACCGCGAAGGCATTTATGGCGCGCAGGTTATTGCGGTTATGGTTTCGCAAGCATTCGTTGAATCTGATTTGAACGCGCTACTCGACCTCGC
This genomic interval carries:
- the hpt gene encoding hypoxanthine phosphoribosyltransferase; protein product: MLHPFRPEHLSSDVAPSQADIQEVLISAEKMNARVRELGAQISRDYEGKDLVLVSVLVGACVFTADLLRCIEIPCFLDFVAISSYGKESRSSGVVRILKDLDESVESRHVLIVEDIVDTGLTLNYLIDTMRHRNVASVKTCSMLDKPSRRLTKVDVDYAGFEVPDEFVVGYGLDFAQRYRNLPYVGILRPEVYGGK
- the rho gene encoding transcription termination factor Rho gives rise to the protein MMESSCEEAVQNEHASPSGGTAVAVAVSPDAASGDAAETAPAKPVRRTRAKKDPDAPVTPRRTRAKKSDTPVTDAPAATMPESPAVAEPVAAAPVAPRETEAPSTAPRNAMGIAPRQDQQPLDNAGSGQLRFEESRSSEPQHSESDATHNDGAPSRFDSASLAAEQPAVQSSSNDGATSEAVSNTASVSGDSAPANGIGPRGEFRSDNRTENRGFVPRENRHDNRGEARPNEPRNNEPRNNEPRTNEPRNNERDERGRPLRFRGRDGRADFQTREPREPREPRENRNDNRGNRNGFRDGRPDRNSDNGRDFDRTHGNRNGRIEHDFMSLEAKAPEELLQLATEMNLEIALDTPQNEAILQILEAQAQSAGNLLKRGILEILPDGKGFLRCDGYLPGNEDVYVSPSQIKKFNLKTGDMVTGQVRAPKEMERYYGLLRVEACNGQAPDINRTRKEFEKLTPIFPDDKFELETTQENITARIIDLVSPIGMGQRGLIVAPPKAGKTSLIKNVANSIMANHPGVYLIVLLIDERPEEVTDISRSIKGEVVASTFDELPENHIRVADMVLEKAKRMVEQKKDVVILLDSITRLSRASNLVVTPSGRTMSGGLDPAAMHKPKRLFGAARNIEEGGSLTILATVLVDTGSRMDEYIFEELKGTGNMDLVLDRNLFDQRIFPAIDINRSGTRRDDLLLSKEDLTAVFHLRKTLAQLDNDKAITLLIDRLKNTKTNQDFMQVVQKSARQSATTPPPQP
- a CDS encoding polyprenol monophosphomannose synthase, yielding MEYAVVIPTLNEGQNIGPLLDAVLAVDARLHAIVVDDGSRDGTIEAVQQRESTGRVQLIARGKKMGYASAVQDGMRLALKDGANWILQMDADWSHDPKYLPAILAKSASCDLVIGSRYIPGGGTQNWGIDRKVLSAGANALARTILRLPIRDTTGGFRCWRRDLLEKARVLEVDVQGYAFLFVTADRCRRIKARFGEVPIIFVDRQYGKSKMSRAVIFEAVRVLGMLGLLHFTGRSPDRFLKTKTPAR
- a CDS encoding M28 family peptidase; protein product: MNRKLFPVGILACGAIAAATFWNRPAPQPAPRAAQSTVETAPVAATASETAFDGDRAFALLKAQCDFGPRPMGTVAHEKTAEWLQEQLEAVSDETKTQVWNETIRRGPGAGKTFKFTNIFGILRGTRDEGKAPEKIVPDLMLSAHWDTRPVADMDELRANRGKPILGANDGASGVAALLEIARVLHKQRPEKTIVFAFWDGEDLGEFCHGSTYFAAHSREAEWKRFRAVRGILLDMIGDADLKLTRDLTSIEYAPQLWDEFHAAAAEIGKSEYFNGRAMPVIDDHVPLNKAGIPTIDLIDFDYPYWHTVEDTPDKCSGESLKIIGDSVLHFIRRGEKA
- a CDS encoding FAD-dependent oxidoreductase: MNDIRNVVIIGSGPSGYTAALYTARAGLHPLLIAGSFDPATSRMKGGQLMQTSDIENFPAAIEWPVTDPKHVRGISGPELMQRMEMQAVASGAELLEEFVTEVDLCQAPGKFYTVKTASGQEIKTRALIISTGASARKLGIAAEDRFFGQGGGVSTCATCDGAQFARAGAVVAVVGGGDSAMEEASYLARLDGIPKVYVVHRREEFRASKVMLKRVQENPKIEMILHAAVEDLVGKPHPLAEKMPFYKDKEVLSAAVLKDTRTGETRNIEIDGLFVAIGHTPNTELFHNQLKMDETGYLEHDKHLRAIPSILCSSAEMRSLEHVPGVFVSGDVADHVYRQAITAAGMGCQAAIEAERYLAESMAHEVGVTADVVDISPESIAQSHWSAERGELPVIARVEEAAATS